In the Candidatus Poribacteria bacterium genome, TTGCGCGTCCGCGGTCGTAGTAGATTTCGGTATATTCGGGGTTAATTCGGATGGCTGCATCAAAGTCTTGTATCGCCTCTTCAGCGTTACCAAGCGCAGCTTTGGCAACACCGCGATTCCCATAGGCGTATGCACTCTCTGGGTCCAATTGTATTGCTTCGGTAAAGTCTTGAACAGCGGCTGCATACAATTCTTGCGCACCCGCCAAGTCTTGATGATCTGCTTTCGTCTTACCGAGGCGGAACTGTGCATAGCCACGATTGATATATGGCTCGGCATACGCTGGGTTTAACCGTATTGCTTGGGTGCAGTCCACAATCGCCGCAGCATATAATTCCTGTGCCCCTGCGATGTCGCCCTGACTGTCTTTAGATTCACCAAGGATCGCCTTTGCTATTCCGAGATTGTTATACGGATCGGCAAGTTCTGGATTGAGTTTGATAACTTGCGTCCAATCTTGGATCGCCCCGCGATAGTACCGTTGTCCCTCCGCTATATTTCCTTGATTTGCCGTGGATTGACCGAGTCGGAACTTTCCACCTGCACGATTGTGGTATGCATAGACATCTTCAGGGGTAAGTTTGATGGCTTGCGTGCTGTCTTCAATTCCGGCTTCATACAACCGCCAAGCTGCCTCAAGATTTCCTTGGACGAATTCAAGGTCTCCAAGCGTGAATTTCGCAAGCCCGCGATTGTAGTAGGCATCCGCCTTCTGAGGGTACAGTTTGATAGCTTTATTGAAATCCATTATGGCTTCATTATAGTGATTAGCGTTGTATTTACGTTGCCCTCGAACAGCGTATATATAGGCACGAATAGGCTCTCGTTTACGCCACTGTGTCAAAGACTCCACAGGTTCCGATCGGTCAAGCAATGTTTGTAGCGTATTTGATGGGATAACATAACTGTAAGGATCTTCTACGGCAGAAACAACTCCTATAATTTGGCCTTCACTGTTTCGTACAGGACTGCCGCTGCTGCCGCCAGAAAGTGGAATTTCCATCTGTAGCCATTTATCGCTGTTGCGTACACGATGGACGACGCCCTTTGTGACCTTGTACTTTCCACCGGGGTAGCCTGTGACAATAACTGTATCCCCAACCATAACAGCATCGCTGTCGCCAAGGAGAGAAGGCATGCCTCCACCCGCAATTTTTAAGAGAACGAGATCATTTTTGACATCAAACGCCGTGACACCTTCTACAGTCCAGATTCTCTTTTTCTCAGCGGATTTTACGAAAACGGGTCCGGGGTGTGCGACGACGTGGATGTTCGTTGCGATTTTGTCGGGTGCCACAAAAAAGCCAGTAGCAGCCCCTGATCTCCCCTCCACACGGACCACCGTAAAATCAACGCTTTTCTCAAAAATTTCAATGCTTTGTTGGGGAGCCCTCGCACATGAGAACAGAACCGCCAAAGTTAGCAAACTGAGTAAAGATATTCTGCTCGTTTTCATACAATGGATACCTTAAAGGGTAAAGGAAAGGATGCTGCTATAGATATATCTCACTATGGATATAGTATTAGAAGCACATTAGAAGGCGGACAGTTTGGTGATCTACTTCTGTTTGAATTTTATCACAAGATCAAGGGCCCTCCTCGGTTTTTAGGCACAATAAACCCTTTGAGGCGACTCATACGGAGTGTCTGACGGGTCCCGTCTACGGAGACACATTCAATTTGGTAATAGTAGACGACATTCGGATTTGCGGTCTTATCGGTGTAGGTATAGGATCGCCTTTCGCTGGTTGTACCTGCGCCGGGGATGATAGCGGAATTGATGACATTGAACTCACCATCTCTGGTTGTGCTTCGTTTGATATTGAAACCTGCGTTGTTCATCTCGGATTCGGTTATCCATCTGATAACGACTTCACCGCTGGATTTTTTACGCTCAGGACGGAATTTGGAGAGTTCCACGGGTAAATTGGAGAGTTCTACGGGTAAAGAGGGTAAAGACGCACGTGCGCGATACCCGGGCGTGCCGTGATCACTGCGGTATCCGTAGTAGGTAGGATGCTGGACTACATACTGGGCACCTTTTTTCGCGGTAAGTGCCCATCCGTTTGCTGCCGTGCCATCGAACGGATGCCCCGTCGCGTTGTTACCGTCATACGCTCGGATAATAGAACTCCGCTGGTTTCCCGCAATCAACGGAAACTTCCATTCGGGTATTTCATCAAGGTTACCGGCGATGTCGCTTGGTCTCCTGCTTCGTGTTCTCTCGGCTGCTGCCATGAGGGTGATTCTGAAAGCGGTTTGGCTCAAGAGGCGATAACCGGGGGTGCCGCCGATAAGGTCTTTTAGGATGACAATACGGTCTGATCGGAGGTCGCCCTTTGCAGCCCCGACACCAGAGTTGGGACCCTGCTCAGTCACAAGCAGCAGCACTTGGTTTCTATCAAGTATCTTCGCATCTAAAGTGAAGGTGAGCGTGGTGGAGAGGACGGATTTATCTTCTGGGTGGTTCTTAATTGTAACCTCCCATCCTTCAAGGCTAACTTTCTTTCCACTTCTGTTGTGGAGTTCGATCCATTGCGGAAGTTTGTCGGCGTTGGTGGCGTACATGATCTCACTGATGGCGATATCGTACCTTGAAGCTACTGGAACGGTATCATCTTCAGCACCGACAACCCCTTGGATGCCAAACGCTAATATGAATGTCGCAAATATACTAAGAACGACCAAGCCTTTCATGAAAATATCCCTCTTATTTTTAAGTCTCGGTTTCAACACGCGTCTTGCCAACTATTATAACCCACATCCGTTGTCTCGTCAAGTTTTTGGAAATTGTAAAACTGAAATACAGCTATTCATTTTTATCTTTAGTTGTGAACCTCTTCGCTTTTTTTAAAGAAATATGAATTTTTCAGAAATCTGAAGGTTAAATGTTTTAGTGTCAATAGAAATCATAAAAATTTGACACCTATCTCTAAAATATGTTATAATACTTAACATATATGAATTCTAAATAGGACTCTCGGATGTTTTATTTATCGTCTATCACACTGATACATAAAAATTGCCTCTGCACGTTCATCGGTCTTGGTGTCGTGCTAATTGGTATTTCCATGTGTCGCGCAGTGGTGGGCGAGTAAGTGAAGCATAAAACACTTTCCGAATTACACAATATAACGCCCATCACTGAACGCCACAAAATGAGATTTCGGTGAGGGTCTTTCTTTTTTAAAGGACAACAAAATATCACGTTTGCAGGCAAGAAAAATCTAAAAGAGGAGAAAAGATGCGCCACAGAATCGTTCTTCTGATATTCACGGCGATCGCTGCAGCGAACCTAAATGTCGAAGCCAGCAAAGAAATTAGACCGTCGTTCACCCAAGAAGCAATCGAAATTGATGGACACCTCAGCGAAGAAGTCTGGTCTCAGACCCAAGTGATTGACGACTTTACCCAACAATCACCCAACGAAGGGCAACCGACTACCGAACGCACAGAAGTTCGCATGTTGTATGACACTGAAAAACTTTACATCGGGTTTGAATGTTATGATTCCGAACCGGAAAAAATTGTTGCGAATGAAATGCGCCGCGATGGGAGACTCTGGCAAAATGATAACGTTTACATCATGCTCGACACTTACGGTGATAAGCGACAGTGCTTCTTCTTTCGGACGAATGCACTCGGCGCACTATCAGACACCGCCGTCACAGACGGTGGCGAAAACCTCAACGGGAGCTGGGACTGTATCTGGGAAGCTGCTGGACAACAGCACGAGAAAGGCTGGACAGTCGAAATCGCGATTCCGTTTAATCAACTGCGGTTTAAGAAAAAAGATTCGATGATATGGGGTGTGAATTTTGGGCGCAATATCCAACGGACAAACGAGACAACACAGTGGATTCAAGTGCCTCGAAGCCAGAGTTGGCCCGGGACATACCATCCTATATATCAAGGCAAGCTAACGGGACTGCAGGGTATTGCGGCACCATCGTATTTTGATGTCAAACCGTATCTCCTCGGCGGTTTGGGACGAAATCTCGAAGACGGCGATTGGCAGCGTACCACTGAACGCGATCTCGGATTGGACATGAAATATGGTATAACATCGAACCTGACGTTGGACTTAACATTAAATACCGACTTCGCACAGGTAGAAGCGGATCAGGAAGAGGTCAACCTCACACGGTTTAGTCTTTATTTTCCAGAGCGACGCGATTTCTTTCTTGAAGGTAGCGGACTGTTCGCATTCGGTGCAGGCATCGGGGACTTCGGTCCACCGCCGTTGTCGGTTTTCTACAGCCGTAGCATCGGAATCGAAGATGAAAGAGAGGTCCGGCTGCTCGGTGGCGGTAAACTGACGGGAAAAGTCGGGGCTTACAGTGTAGGCGCGCTTAACATGACGACCGCTGCTTCCGGGGAAATTCCTATGACGAACTTTTCTGTGCTAAGGATGCAACGAGACATTCTCAGTGATTCAACCGTCGGCTTCATTTTCACCAATCGGCAGAGCGACTTCAGCGAGGATTATCATCGCAACGGCGGGATAGACCTGTTTTTCAGACCACACGACCAGTGGCGGATGCGAGCGATGACCGTTGGGAGTTGGTCGCCAGATCCAGAAGAACGCGATATGGCATGGTACCTCTCAAATAACTGGCGAAACAAGTATTTTCGCGTTAACGCTTCGTATCTCGACATCGGTCCCCAATTTACAAGTAAAATGGGGTTCATGCATCGAAGGAATATTAGGTCCCTAATGTTGGATACCGATTATGAAATCCAAATCAGTCGGTACGGTGTGCGGGAGGTCGGAACAGGTTTCGCCGGTAGTTATCTATTGGACCATGATAACAACCTCATCGGTTGGGACGCAAGAATTGGCGGAAATATGCTTTTGGACTCCGACGACGGATTTAGCCTTAATGTCCAACGGTCTTTTGACCGCGTTGATGAATCTTTCAGTGTCGGTGATGCCGAGATACCTGCCGGTGACTATGAGATGAACCAGGTTTCACTACGTGGTTTCACTGAGAGTAGTCGCCCGTTTGCCGTATTTGGTCGTGCGGAGTATGGGGACTACTTTCACGGTAACCGTGTGAGTTTTAACATCGATAGTCAGTGGCGGATGACTTATCAACTCGCGATAGAAACTCGATACCAACGCAACTGGATTAACTTGCCCGAAATCGACCTATTTACAACAAACGTTGTCGGGACACGTATCAGTTATGCCTTAAACACCCGTTTCTTTACCAAATTGTATGCGCAGTGGAACGATAGCGCAGAACGGGTCAGCGCGAATTTTTTGCTCAATTACATCTATCGTCCGGGGAGCGATTTTTACCTTGTATACGATCAAGCATGGGATACATCCGACGGCTTCCACACACACGACTGGACAGTCTTGAGCAAGTTTACCTACCTATTTAGTCTATAGTGTAGTGAAACCTAACACACCTTATGTCGTATTATGAAGTTGGGTTCATTCCCTTTTAGATTTATATGGCGGCATATTGGGTTTGAGGTGCGTTAAGGACCTCTTTATTAGATTTTCAACCTTGATCAATCCGCCGAATATCGTACGCGCATTCGGTTTTGATACCTCGTATTCAATTATAACTGTGGGTATCAAAACGAAGCACACAGAGACTTTCAGTCTTCAACAATCAGCAAAAAGGGCACTCCCGTAGAAAGATGCCCGGAGGAGTCGGAGAGAACCCGTCCACAGATCCTACTCGACACCCGGACAAAGCGAACCTACCTTGGTTGAGGAGGCCATTGAAGCGTCGCGACCAGGAGGTTGCTCCTACGAGAAAGCATTTGCTGTTGGAAAATCGGAATCATGGAAGCACCGAACGGCTCTGGCGAAGTATACTTCTAAAGCTTAAAGGAAATTTATAAATATGATACAAACAGGAAACTTTGCATGCCATAATATTCACTTGGAGACCGAACATCTGAAACTGCGACCCTTTAGGGATGCCGATTTTGATACTGCTGTCCCTTTCTATAGAGATCCGGAATTTCTAAACGCGGTTGAGGAATCCCCGCCTGAGGGACCCATCACAAAGGAATATCTCAAAAAAGCCGGTAAATTCATGAGAGATAGCGGATTTCTGTTCGCAATCGTCGAAAAATCGAGTGGACGCGCCATTGGCGAGGTATGTTTGCAGTGGATGAATTTGGAACGGGCAAAAATTGAGGGCGAAAAAGTGATGCGTTTACCCATCGGGATTTGGGACAAAACACTGTGGGGTAAAGGCTACGGCAAAGAGGTCGTGCGACGTTTGATGGCGCATGCCTTTGAAAAACTGGAAATAGATCGGTTCTGTCCAGTGGACGTTCCTGTGGACAATGTCCGTTCACAAGCATTGTGGCGATCTCTTGGACTAACTGTTTCGCGAGAAGCAGATGGCGGAAAGATGTTAGACTTTGAAATCACACGAGCAGAATATCAGAGAATCCATGGAAGCCTCACTTGAATAGCATTCTGAATCAAAGGAACCTTGTATGTTCAGTAGACAACTCGCTAAACGCGCAGCGGAAAACAACCCAATTCGTGTCGGTATTATCGGTGCCGGAAAGTTCGGTGCCGGACTGGTTGCGCAGCTTTCACAGATGCGCGGCATGGTCGCGAGCGCGATTGCCGACATCAATCTGAAACATGCTATAGGCGCGTATACAGCCAGTAATATCCCCACCGACGCGATTTCGCATGTTCGGAATGCCAACGCGATGAACGATGCCATCCGCAGCGGTAAACGCGCAGTTACCGAAGACGGGCTGCACATTATTCAGTCTGATCTGATTGATGTGGTTGTGGAAGCAACTGGCATTCCAGAAGTTGGCGCGCAAATGGCGTACCACACACTGATGCACAAGAAACATCTCGTGATGGTCAACGTTGAAACGGATGTCACCGTAGGCCCGTTTCTGAGACGCTTGGCAGACAACGCGGGTGTCGTCTATACACTCGTTGATGGTGATCAACCCGGTGTAACAATGAATATGGTCGAGTGGGCAAAAACCCTCGGTTTTGAGATCGTTGCTGCGGGGAGAGGTACGGTGTTTTATGATGATGATCGCGCGGGGATACCGGACACTGTTCCGCAACGATTCGGGTTCAGTCGAGAGTTGATTGAACGACGCACGATTAACTTTAAGATGTTCAACTCGTTCCGAGATGGGTCGAAGGCACAGATTGAGATGACCTCCTTGGCAAACATGGCAGGTCTGCCACCAGATGTTCGCGGCATGCACGAACCTTCAGTCAACATTTCGGACATCGCTGAGGTCTTCAGTCTAAAAAAAGAAGGCGGCATTTTGAGCCGCCACGGTGTCGTTGAACTTGCAAATAGTATTGCCACGGATGGCAAGGCGATGCTGGACAACCCACTACGGATGGGTGTATTCGTTGTTATTCGGACGGAGCATCCTTTCACGCAAGAAGACCTTGCCGGTTATAACCTGCATTCGGGGGGTGATGGCAAGAACTATCTCCTCTACCGCCCGTACCACCTCGTGGCTGTTGAAGCACCGATTTCGATTGCGAAAGCCGTTCTCTACGGACACCCGACAGGCACACCGCTACCGACACCCGTTGCCGATATTATCACAGTTGCCAAACGTGACCTGAAAGCGGGAGAGATACTCGATGGCAGCGGGGGGTATACAGTCAATGGATTGATTGAGAAAGCGGACATTGCACACGAAGAGAACTTACTCCCCCTCGGTTTGTCGGACGGCATCCAATTAAAATCCGATGTTCCCCAAGGGGAAGCGATCTCTTACGATATGGTAGCATTAAACGAGGACTCCTTCGT is a window encoding:
- a CDS encoding DUF5916 domain-containing protein, producing the protein MRHRIVLLIFTAIAAANLNVEASKEIRPSFTQEAIEIDGHLSEEVWSQTQVIDDFTQQSPNEGQPTTERTEVRMLYDTEKLYIGFECYDSEPEKIVANEMRRDGRLWQNDNVYIMLDTYGDKRQCFFFRTNALGALSDTAVTDGGENLNGSWDCIWEAAGQQHEKGWTVEIAIPFNQLRFKKKDSMIWGVNFGRNIQRTNETTQWIQVPRSQSWPGTYHPIYQGKLTGLQGIAAPSYFDVKPYLLGGLGRNLEDGDWQRTTERDLGLDMKYGITSNLTLDLTLNTDFAQVEADQEEVNLTRFSLYFPERRDFFLEGSGLFAFGAGIGDFGPPPLSVFYSRSIGIEDEREVRLLGGGKLTGKVGAYSVGALNMTTAASGEIPMTNFSVLRMQRDILSDSTVGFIFTNRQSDFSEDYHRNGGIDLFFRPHDQWRMRAMTVGSWSPDPEERDMAWYLSNNWRNKYFRVNASYLDIGPQFTSKMGFMHRRNIRSLMLDTDYEIQISRYGVREVGTGFAGSYLLDHDNNLIGWDARIGGNMLLDSDDGFSLNVQRSFDRVDESFSVGDAEIPAGDYEMNQVSLRGFTESSRPFAVFGRAEYGDYFHGNRVSFNIDSQWRMTYQLAIETRYQRNWINLPEIDLFTTNVVGTRISYALNTRFFTKLYAQWNDSAERVSANFLLNYIYRPGSDFYLVYDQAWDTSDGFHTHDWTVLSKFTYLFSL
- a CDS encoding GNAT family N-acetyltransferase; the protein is MIQTGNFACHNIHLETEHLKLRPFRDADFDTAVPFYRDPEFLNAVEESPPEGPITKEYLKKAGKFMRDSGFLFAIVEKSSGRAIGEVCLQWMNLERAKIEGEKVMRLPIGIWDKTLWGKGYGKEVVRRLMAHAFEKLEIDRFCPVDVPVDNVRSQALWRSLGLTVSREADGGKMLDFEITRAEYQRIHGSLT
- a CDS encoding NAD(P)-dependent oxidoreductase, producing MFSRQLAKRAAENNPIRVGIIGAGKFGAGLVAQLSQMRGMVASAIADINLKHAIGAYTASNIPTDAISHVRNANAMNDAIRSGKRAVTEDGLHIIQSDLIDVVVEATGIPEVGAQMAYHTLMHKKHLVMVNVETDVTVGPFLRRLADNAGVVYTLVDGDQPGVTMNMVEWAKTLGFEIVAAGRGTVFYDDDRAGIPDTVPQRFGFSRELIERRTINFKMFNSFRDGSKAQIEMTSLANMAGLPPDVRGMHEPSVNISDIAEVFSLKKEGGILSRHGVVELANSIATDGKAMLDNPLRMGVFVVIRTEHPFTQEDLAGYNLHSGGDGKNYLLYRPYHLVAVEAPISIAKAVLYGHPTGTPLPTPVADIITVAKRDLKAGEILDGSGGYTVNGLIEKADIAHEENLLPLGLSDGIQLKSDVPQGEAISYDMVALNEDSFVLKLRRLQDATV
- a CDS encoding tetratricopeptide repeat protein; amino-acid sequence: MEGRSGAATGFFVAPDKIATNIHVVAHPGPVFVKSAEKKRIWTVEGVTAFDVKNDLVLLKIAGGGMPSLLGDSDAVMVGDTVIVTGYPGGKYKVTKGVVHRVRNSDKWLQMEIPLSGGSSGSPVRNSEGQIIGVVSAVEDPYSYVIPSNTLQTLLDRSEPVESLTQWRKREPIRAYIYAVRGQRKYNANHYNEAIMDFNKAIKLYPQKADAYYNRGLAKFTLGDLEFVQGNLEAAWRLYEAGIEDSTQAIKLTPEDVYAYHNRAGGKFRLGQSTANQGNIAEGQRYYRGAIQDWTQVIKLNPELADPYNNLGIAKAILGESKDSQGDIAGAQELYAAAIVDCTQAIRLNPAYAEPYINRGYAQFRLGKTKADHQDLAGAQELYAAAVQDFTEAIQLDPESAYAYGNRGVAKAALGNAEEAIQDFDAAIRINPEYTEIYYDRGRAKEVLGEKKAAQADFEKAKALNPDVGQ
- a CDS encoding lamin tail domain-containing protein translates to MKGLVVLSIFATFILAFGIQGVVGAEDDTVPVASRYDIAISEIMYATNADKLPQWIELHNRSGKKVSLEGWEVTIKNHPEDKSVLSTTLTFTLDAKILDRNQVLLLVTEQGPNSGVGAAKGDLRSDRIVILKDLIGGTPGYRLLSQTAFRITLMAAAERTRSRRPSDIAGNLDEIPEWKFPLIAGNQRSSIIRAYDGNNATGHPFDGTAANGWALTAKKGAQYVVQHPTYYGYRSDHGTPGYRARASLPSLPVELSNLPVELSKFRPERKKSSGEVVIRWITESEMNNAGFNIKRSTTRDGEFNVINSAIIPGAGTTSERRSYTYTDKTANPNVVYYYQIECVSVDGTRQTLRMSRLKGFIVPKNRGGPLIL